From the Archangium lipolyticum genome, the window CACGCAGGAATTCCTGATGGGCGCGCCGTAGCGGCGCGCCCGCGGGCGGCGCCACCGTGCGTCAGCGCATCTTGCGCATGGTGGCGTCGAAGAGGGCGTTGGGCATCCACTTGAGCAGGCCCATGGCGCCCGCCGTCTGCCAGGGGAAGGCGTACTCGGCCTCCCCTCGGAGGATGGCCTTGCCCATCATCTCCACGGCCTCCTCCGTCTCCAGGAGGAAGGGCATGGGGAACTTGTTCTGGGCGGTCATCTCGCTCTTCACGAAGCCGGGGTAGATGCAGGAGACGCGCACGCCGGTGCCCTTGAGGTCCACGCGCAGGCTCTCCATGAAGGTGGAGAGGTAGGCCTTGGAGGCGGAGTAGGCGGCGTTGCGCCCCAGGCCCCGGTACGCGGCGAGGCTGGCCACGCCCACGACGTGTCCGCGCTTGCGCTCCACCATGCGCGGGAGCACGGCACAGAGGGTGGCGGCGGCGCCGGTGACGTTGACGTCGATGAGCTGCTTCACCACTTCCCACTTGATGCGCCGGGCGTTGGTCTCGATGCCGGCGCCGGCGTTGGCGACGATCAGATCCAGCCCGCCGCAGGAATCATCCAGCTCACGGATGCGCGCGAGGGTGGTGTCCGCGTTGGCGACGTCCAGCTCAATGGGATCCACGGTGGCGCCGGCCGCGCGGGCCTCGTTGGCGAGCGCCTCCAGGTTCTCGCGGCGCCGGGCTGCGGCGTACACCTTGACGCCGCGCCGGGCGAACCAGAGCGCCAGCCCGCGTCCCAGGCCACTCGAGGCCCCCGTGATCAGCGCTGTCCGATAATTCATCTCCGCCATGTTGCTCCCTCCGGGTGTTCGCACCTTCCTGCCATGGAAGGGCGGGGGAGGGGAGAGAAAGCGACGCGGCGCGTCGCGCCCTCACCGCTGCACGATGTTCTGCGCGCTCTTGATGGCCTGGGTCTGGTCGGCGGACGTGTCGAGCTTCTGCACGTGCGGCACGGTCACACCCTTCTGGGCCGCGGGCCGCTGCTCGATGGCCGCCAGCCAGCGTTGCAGGTTCGGCAGCCCGTCGACGGACACGCCCGCCCATCCGTGGATGCGCACCCAGGCCCAGTTCGCGATGTCGGCGATGCTGTAGTCCCCCGCCAGGTACTCGCTCTCCCCGAGCCGGGTATCCAGCACCGTGTAGAGCCGCCGCGTCTCGTTCTGGTAGCGCTCGATGGCCGCCGGAATCTTCTCCGGGAAGTAGCGGAAGAAGACGTTGGCCTGTCCCTGCATCGGGCCCACGCCCGCCATCTGGAACATCAGCCACTGCGTCACCCGCGAGCGCCCCTTCCGATCCGTCGGCAGCAGCTTCCCCGTCTTCTCCGCGAGGTACAGCATGATGGCCCCCGACTCGAACACCGCGAAGTCTCCCTCCTCGCGGTCCACGATGGCCGGGATGCGCCCGTTGGGATTGATCTTCAGGAACCAGGGCTGCTTCTGCTCGCCCTTGCCGATGTCCACCGGGTGCACCGTGTAGGGCAGCCCCAGCTCCTCCAGCGTGACGGATACCTTCCAACCATTGGGCGTCGCCCAGGTGTACAGGTCGATCATCGGACAGCTCCTCTCGGGTAG encodes:
- a CDS encoding SDR family NAD(P)-dependent oxidoreductase, whose amino-acid sequence is MAEMNYRTALITGASSGLGRGLALWFARRGVKVYAAARRRENLEALANEARAAGATVDPIELDVANADTTLARIRELDDSCGGLDLIVANAGAGIETNARRIKWEVVKQLIDVNVTGAAATLCAVLPRMVERKRGHVVGVASLAAYRGLGRNAAYSASKAYLSTFMESLRVDLKGTGVRVSCIYPGFVKSEMTAQNKFPMPFLLETEEAVEMMGKAILRGEAEYAFPWQTAGAMGLLKWMPNALFDATMRKMR
- a CDS encoding glutathione S-transferase family protein gives rise to the protein MIDLYTWATPNGWKVSVTLEELGLPYTVHPVDIGKGEQKQPWFLKINPNGRIPAIVDREEGDFAVFESGAIMLYLAEKTGKLLPTDRKGRSRVTQWLMFQMAGVGPMQGQANVFFRYFPEKIPAAIERYQNETRRLYTVLDTRLGESEYLAGDYSIADIANWAWVRIHGWAGVSVDGLPNLQRWLAAIEQRPAAQKGVTVPHVQKLDTSADQTQAIKSAQNIVQR